Proteins encoded within one genomic window of Episyrphus balteatus chromosome 1, idEpiBalt1.1, whole genome shotgun sequence:
- the LOC129915320 gene encoding odorant receptor 22c-like yields the protein MTQIGNKPLYLLIYCFLVHSSTITCFALCAIDGMILCFCMYISGAYQCLQEDLKFAFKNYASRGLNIESSDLLYNDIKELIRRQQNIIEIFKGFNKSCKSVIFIHIAVASVSLGSLLINIRLTPGVAKVMYLNYIIGASTLVFIYCFASESVNQNCLKLSESLYFCDWYNCNKKVATLILFALAKSQSGCYMTAPFFSPSLPLFASIIQKSASYFTILETFL from the exons ATGACTCAAATAGGTAACAAACCGCTTTACTTGCTCATCTATTGCTTTCTGGTTCATTCTTCGACAATTACATGTTTTGCCCTCTGCGCAATAGATGGTATGATATTATGCTTTTGCATGTACATATCTGGGGCATATCAATGTCTTCAGGAAGACCTTAAGTTTGCCTTCAAAAATTATGCATCGAGAGGCTTGAATATTGAAAGCAGTGATTTACTTTACAATGATATTAAAGAGCTTATAAGGCGACAACAGaatataattgaaatttttaaaggctTCAATAAAAGTTGTAAAAGTGTGATATTTATTCATATTGCAGTGGCTAGTGTCTCATTGGGAAGCCTTTTGATAAATATTCGATTG ACTCCGGGAGTGGCAAAAGTGATgtatttaaattacataattgGAGCATCAACTTTAGTTTTTATATATTGCTTTGCATCGGAATCAGTTAACCAAAAT tgtttaaaACTTTCTGAGAGCTTATACTTTTGCGATTGGTATAATTGCAACAAGAAAGTGGCAACATTGATTCTTTTTGCTTTGGCTAAATCTCAGAGTGGATGTTATATGACAGCACCATTTTTTTCACCATCCCTTCCACTTTTTGCATCA